Below is a genomic region from Tursiops truncatus isolate mTurTru1 chromosome 4, mTurTru1.mat.Y, whole genome shotgun sequence.
TGGGTCCAAACGAACCACGAGGAAAGGTGCCCAAATCCTCCTCCGGGAGGCGGCCAACGCAAGCGCGACTCGAAACCCACTCACCTCAGCAACAGACTGAAGGCTCCGGGCAAACTTGAGCTGATTGACGCCATGGTGGACGGGCTTGCCGTAGGTGGCGCCCTTCGGGACCGGGCGTTTGCGGCCACCGCGGCGCACGCGAACGCGATATATCACGTAACCTGTTTAGAGAAAAGGGCCACAGAAGGGCGCGCGGGACTCAGTGCCTTGTCTCTAACGCGCCGACACCGACCGTTATCTCAGGCCAGCAGCCGGGTTCTGCCGAGGCCCTGGGCGAGGGGAACGGCTCCCCGAAGACCGCTTCCCGGCTTTTCCCGGGGGACACCATCTCCTCCCGGCTTGCGCGCAGGGCCCGCTCACCTTGCTTGGCCTTGTAGCCCAGCCTGCGCGCCTTGTCGGGCCGGGTGGGGCGCGGGGCCCGGTGCAGCGCCGAGAGCTGGCGGTACTGCCAGCAGCGCACCCTGAGCAGGAAGCGCATCACGTCCGACTGCTTCTTCCTCCACAGCTCCTGGATGTACTTGTAAGCGCCCATCTCGGCTCACCTTTGACGTAAGCCAGGTATTAGAAACACAACACCCTTTTCACGTGTAACGACAAGCCCTCGTCCGCCCGCCCGAGTCCCTACCGACCACAAGGAAAGCCCCGATGAAGAAGAAACGGCTCTGCACGAACGCGGGGCGCAGCCGGCCCAGCTCGGCGCCCCGCACGCTGCTGCCGGACGAAGGAACCGAGCAGGCCCTGGGCGCCCGGGGGCGGGGGACCGAGGCGGGCGGCGCCCCAGGCCCGGCCTGCAGAGGCCTTGCCGGGACCCCCGAGGGGAAGGTGCCGCCGCCACCGCCAAGGGTTACTCCTCGAAGAAaagctctccctccccccagccccccagcttcGCTTTCGGACGCCCCAGGCCCGACCGCCCATCCCTCAGCCCCCACGCCTCCCTCTCCTCCACGCTCTGGCCCCAGCTCGGATTCGCGCCGCCATCACAGCATTCCCCCCAGCCCACTCGGGGGGCCGCCTCTCCACGCCCGCGCTGCCCCGCATCCCGACCGAACCCGCGCCGCACAGGAGACAGGAGGAGCTCCGAGGTCGCAGGGTCCCCGAGCCTGGATGGCGGAGATGAAGAGAGATCCGCGGCGGATAGAATAGCCAATATCCCACCACAACCTACCTGATGGCTGCCGCCAAACGGAAAGGAACGACCCTTTCTCCCACAATCCCTTCCGcgctcctccccctcctctgcgAGCCTCCTTCCGGTGGAAAGCGGCGTCCGCGCAGAGCCTCATGGGCCATGTAGTTCCAGCAGAGAGCCCGCTGGGCGGGGTTAGGCCGGCGCAACCTGCCCCCGGGTCCCGTGCCC
It encodes:
- the RPL15 gene encoding large ribosomal subunit protein eL15, with translation MGAYKYIQELWRKKQSDVMRFLLRVRCWQYRQLSALHRAPRPTRPDKARRLGYKAKQGYVIYRVRVRRGGRKRPVPKGATYGKPVHHGVNQLKFARSLQSVAEERAGRHCGALRVLNSYWVGEDSTYKFFEVILIDPFHKAIRRNPDTQWITKPVHKHREMRGLTSAGRKSRGLGKGHKFHHTIGGSRRAAWRRRNTLQLHRYR